The genomic DNA CGCTCTCCACCGCCGCGCTTGCCTTCGCGATTTTCGCAGCAGGCTTCGCCTCTGAAGGATGGAGCCGTCACAAGCTGATGACGGCGTCGCTCACCGTGTCTTCCGTGCTTACCGTTGCGGTCGCGTTTACGTCGCATTGGGGCACGCTGCTGCTGTTGCGCGCGCTCGAAGGCATCGCGCTCGGCGGCGTGCCCGCAGTTGCGATGGCCTATCTCGCCGAGGAAGTGCATCCCGACGGTCTCGGGCTCGCCATGGGCCTCTATGTCGGCGGCACGGCGATCGGCGGCATGGCCGGGCGCGTGATTACCGGCATCGTCGCGGACCTGTTCTCGTGGCGCGTGTCGATCGGCACGATCGGCGTGCTCGGCATCCTGTCGATGCTCGCGTTTCGCTCGCTGTTGCCGCCGTCGCGCCATTTCGTGCCGCGCCGCGGCCTGAGCTTCGCGCATCATCGCCGCGCGCTGTTCGGGCATCTGAAGCGGCCGGGCTTGCGCCTGCTGTTTCTGATGGGCTTCGTGCTGATGGGCAGCTTCGTCACGCTGTACAACTACATCGGCTACCGGCTGCTCGCGCCGCCGTTCAACCTGAGCCAGACCGCGATCGGCAGCATCTTCGTCGTCTATCTGACGGGCGTGGTCGCGTCGCCGTGGTCGGGACGCATGGCCGATACCTTCGGTCGCGCGCGCGTGCTGAGCGGCGGTCTCGCGATCATGCTGATCGGCGTCGCGCTCACGCTGTTCCATTCGTACGTCGCAATCGCTGCCGGTATCGCGTGCTTCACGTTCGGTTTCTTCGCCGGGCACTCGGTCGCGAGCGGCTGGGTCGGGCGCCTCGCCAAAGAAGCGAAAGGGCAAGCCGCCGCGCTTTATCTGCTTGCGTACTACCTCGGATCGAGCATCATCGGCTCGTACGGCGGGCACGTGTGGGCCGCGCATGCATGGAACGGCGTCGCTGGGCTCGTCGCCGCCCTGCTGCTGATCGGCATTGCCGGCGCATCGTGGCTGCGCGGCCGCGAGCGTGTCGGCGCGGCGTAAGGGACGTCACCCTGAACGGGCAACAAGGGCTTCGACACGCATAATCAGAAAGGTAGGCGTAAGTATTCAACATACTTTTCAAAAGTTGCCTACAACCGCGAGGATCGCGGAAAGCCCCGTCCGGTGGGGCTTCAGTGGCAACACCGCGATGCATTCGATGCGACGTCACCCACTTTGGCATCCGCAACGTCACCTATACTCAAATCGAGCGTTGCAGCCGCATCATAAGAAACAGAACGACCGCGCGGCCGCTCGACACAAGTAATAGAGAAGGAGACGAACATGGGCTACTTCACCATCAGCGACTTCATCCTGGTCATTCCGATGGCGCTGGCCGGCGCGCTTTTTCTGAGCGCCCTACCGTGCAACACGGCTCTGAAGCGCAACTCACTACGCGTCATGGGCGCGCTACTCGGCGTCGTATTCGCGGTGGCGCTCGTCGAGGGACTGCCCGCGCTTGTGTAGCGGTGCAAACCTTCGTTGTCCGCAGCAGCGGTCGATAAAAAAGCCGCCGTGCATCGAGATGCATTGCGGCGGCTCCGATGGTCCGACGGGTCTTGCGATCGCTACGACAGATATCGTTCAGACTTGCTGATCGGTCGACGGCTTCTCCCACAGATTGACCCCGCCTTCGGTCGCATGGCGATCGATTTCTGCCAGCTCATCCTTCGTGAACGACAGATTGCGCAGTGCGCCGACGTTTTCGCGCACCTGCTCGGGCTTGCTCGCACCGATCAGCACCGACGTCACGCGCGGATCGCGCAGCGCCCATGCGAGCGCCATTTGCGCGAGGCTTTGACCGCGACGCTGGGCGATGTCGTTGAGCTTGCGCACGTGATCGATGTTTTGCGCACTCAGATGTTCCGACGTGAACGAATCGCCGCCCGCCTTGTTCATGCGCGCATCCGCCGGGACGCCGTTCAGATACTTGCCGGTTAGCAGCCCTTGCGCGAGCGGCGTGAACGCGATCGTGCCGGCGCCCGCTTCTTCGAGCGCATCGAGCAGCTCATGCTCGATCCAGCGGTTCAGCATGTTGTACGCCGGTTGATGGATCAGCAGCGGCACGTTCAATTCGCGCAGCAGCTTGACCATCTCGCGCGTCTTGCCGGCCGAATACGACGAAATGCCGATATAGAGCGCCTTGCCTTGCTGCACTGCCGTCGCGAGCGCGCCGGCCGTTTCTTCGAGCGGCGTGTCCGGGTCGAAGCGGTGCGAATAGAAGATATCGACGTAGTCGAGGCCCATGCGCTTGAGGCTCTGATCGAGACTTGCAAGCACGTACTTGCGCGAGCCGCCGCCCTGGCCGTACGGCCCCGGCCACATGTCGTAGCCGGCCTTCGACGAGATCAGCAGTTCGTCGCGGTATGGCTTGAAGTCTTCCTTGAAGAGACGGCCGAAGTTGGTTTCGGCGCTGCCGTACGGCGGCCCGTAGTTGTTCGCGAGGTCGAAGTGCGTGATGCCGAGGTCGAACGCCGAGCGCAGGATTTCACGCTGCGTGGAAATCGGCGTCGTGTCGCCGAAGTTGTGCCACAGACCGAGCGACAGCGCCGGCAGCTTGAGGCCGGTCTTGCCGCAAACGCGGTACTGCATGTCGGAATAGCGTGCTGAAGCTGCTTCGTAAGCCATGGCTCGAATCCTTGATTCTCGATGGAAACCGCGGGGGGACTACTGGGAAGAGAACGCGGCACCGCATTTGCGATGCGCTACAGGTATTCGTACGAAAGTTCGTACGACGAATGCGTTATGGTAGCCAATCGGCGTGTACGCTGCACGGGCATCCCGCGGCGGCCCACACTGCGGGATCAGGCAGAATGGCGCGTTTGCTGCAGCCATCAAATCGACATCAAGGAGGATTGTGTAATGACCAAGGCGGTTTCCATTGCATTGCTCGTCGGCGGCATCGTGTTGCTGTATTTCGGCGGACAGTCATTTCATTCGTTCAGCAATGACGTGTCGCGCGTCTTCACCGGCGCGCCGACGAACAAGACGATCTATCTGCTCGCGGGTGGCGCAATTGCGACGATTGCAGGGTTGATCGGACTGACGCTGGGCGGTAGGCGCTAGGCCGCGCAGGCGGCGTATTCGCCGCCGCTTCAAAGCGCAACGTCAGAACGCCACTTCAAAACGCCACTTCGGGCTTCGACGCCGAACGCGAGCCCGGCAGCGGCACATTGCTCGCGCCGTGATACGTGAACACGAGTGAGAACTTCACGTCGTTCGTCAGATTCTTGCCGGCCGAATGCAGCGTGTTGCAGTGGAAAAAGACGACGTCGCCGGCATTCAATTCCGGCGACACCGCGGTTTGAATCAACGCCTGGTTTTCCGGCAGATCGGAGCGGAAGAATTTCGCGTCGTCGAAACGCTCGGAGGTGAGCGCCGCCGTATGCGAGCCCGGCACGAGCCACAACGCGCCGTTATCGACGGTCTCGCGGCCCAGCGCGAACCACACGGAAACCAGGTCGTCGCGCTCGAACGACCAGTAACGCACGTCGCGATGCCAGCCTGTCAGGCTGCCGTACGCGGGATGCTTGGTCATCATGCAGTTGTGGTGCGCACGCGAAAGACGCGGCTCTTCGCCGAAGTACAGTTCCATCCAGCTGCGAATCTCGGATGACGTGGCGGCTTCGCGAAACAACGCGTGACGCGCATAGGCATCGAGCAGGCGCCGCACCGTATGTCCGCCCGGCGCATGCTTCGAGTCCGGTGCGCCCGGATATTTCAGGTCCGCCTCGAATTCGAGCGGCGCGGCCGCTTCGTGCAGCTGCTGTTGCGCGATCTGCTTCAGTTCGCCGCAGCGAGCGGGCGACATCAAACCCGGCACGATGACAAAGCCCTGCTCGCGCAACACCTCGACCTGCTCTTTCTTCGAATGGACGGACATGGACATTTCCGATGGCGTTCGACGGCTAAACCACGATTGTAAAACGCAGCCGATCACATGGGGCAGTATCGGATGAGGGCACGCCGCACGTCGCCGATGCAACAATGCACATCGTTCGAGCCCGGCTTGAAACCTGACAGACGGAAAGGGCGCAATCGATATGCAGCATGCCGTATCAACAGCCGCTTTCGCATCGTACAAACGATGGCCGCAAGGGTAAAAACCCGACTTCCTCGCGTCATCGATCGCGTGTAGCCTGCATGCATGTCGATTTCGACCATCCGTTGTTTCTTGCGCGCGCGGCCCTCTGCGGCACTCTGCGCGGACTTTCACGATTCGTCAGGCTTTTGCAACCGGCGCGCCGGTGCTGTTTACGCGCACCATGCCCGCGGGTCTTATGCGCACACTTATGCGCATATTTACGCGCTCATTTACACACCTGTTCGCAAGCGCATTGTCCAGCACGTTTCCGAATCCAAGCTGGCACGGTTGGTGCACTTCTCGTGCGCGCATCACGCTGCCTGAAAAAACACACGCCATGCATACCTTCCTGAGTACTGGTCTCACTCGCGCCGCATTCAATGCGGCGCGCCCCGCGCGCCGACGTGTCGTGGGCGCGCTGCGTCATCATTCCGCGCGCACGCGCGCGCTCGCCGAACAGTGGCGCGATGCAAGCCCTGTCGATAGCGTGCGCATGTGGTTTCGTACGTTCTTTTCGACGCTGAAAATGCAACGCACGTCGCGTCATTTTTCGCTGCGCACGCTGCTGCTGCGCCGTCCGACGCCGTTGCGCGTCGCGGGCATCGCCGGCGGACTCAATGTCGTGCGTGGCTTGAACGCCGCTGCACGCGCCAGGATGGGCACGAGCCGCAGCCCGCGCCGCACGTCGACGACGAGCACCGGCTGGTTCGTGTTCGCCCGCTAGTTCCCTCGCTCGCACGCCGCTTTCCGGCCGCGCAATGAAAAACACCCTGCAAGCGCGTCGCGCTTGCAGGGTGCGAGAACTACCTTCTACCGGTTCTACTTACGCGATCGCGACGACCGGCTCCGTGCCGGCCGCTTCAGCGAGCGCAAGCGCCTTGTCCGTCGCTTCCCACGTGAATTCCGGCTCTTCGCGGCCGAAGTGGCCATACGCAGCCGTCTTCTCGTAGATCGGACGCAGCAGGTCGAGCATCTGGACGATGCCCTTCGGACGCAGATCGAAGTGCTCGAGCACGAGACGCTGGATCGTCGCATCCGACACCCGGCCCGTGCCGTACGTGTTGACCATCACGGAAGTGGGTTGCGCCACGCCGATCGCGTAGGAAACCTGAATCAGCGCACGCGACGCGAGGCCTGCCGCGACGATGTTCTTCGCCACATAGCGACCCGCATAGGCAGCCGAGCGGTCGACCTTCGACGGATCCTTGCCCGAGAACGCGCCGCCGCCGTGCGGAGCCGCGCCGCCGTACGTATCGACGATGATCTTGCGGCCCGTCAGACCGCAATCGCCCTGCGGACCGCCAATCACGAAACGACCGGTCGGGTTCACGAGGAACTTGATGTCGCCTTTGATCAGATCGGCCGGCAGCGTCGGCTTGATGATCTCTTCGATCACCGCTTCGCGCAGCGTGGACAGTTCGATTTCCGGCGCATGCTGCGTGGACAGCACAACGGTATCGATCGAATGCGGCTTGCCGTCAACGTAACGGATCGTGACCTGCGACTTCGCGTCGGGACGCAGCCACGGCAGACGGCCGTCGCGGCGCAGATTCGCCTGGCGCTCGACGAGGCGATGCGACAGGTGGATCGGCAGCGGCATCAGTTCCGGCGTTTCGTCGCACGCATAGCCGAACATCAGGCCCTGGTCGCCGGCGCCCTGATCGAGGTTGTTGTCGTGTGCGCGATCGACGCCTTGCGCGATGTCCGGCGACTGCTTGTCGTAGGCGACGAGCACCGCGCAGCCGCGATAGTCGATACCGTAATCGGTGTTGTCGTAGCCGATGCGCTTGATGGTTTCACGCGCGACCTGGATGTAGTCGACGTTGGCCGTGGTGGTGATTTCACCTGCCAGCACGACGAGACCCGTGTTACACAGCGTTTCAGCCGCTACGCGTGAGTATTTGTCCTGCGTGAAGATCGCATCGAGAATTGCGTCGGAGATTTGGTCCGCGACTTTGTCCGGATGGCCTTCGGAAACGGATTCGGAGGTGAAAAGAAAGTCGTTTGCCACGTTGCAGACTCCTTGTTATGTGGTTACGGGTTTGAGTTTCACGTAGCCAACTTCTAGAGCCTGAAGCGGCGACGCTTTAGCGGATTTCCTAACCGGCTGCGCCCCTCGAAAACCATTAATGGCCTTTTCAGCCATATTGGTTGACGAAAACAGAACGCTTTCGGCTTCGCCCCGCAAGTTGTCTATTAACTCGGCGAAGCCCTTATTATAGCGACTTCTTCTAATCGTCACAGAGTAACCACGCGTGCTGCATTCCTATCCGCCCCTGGTCCACCCGCGCGCCCGCTTATGCGCAGAGCCGCGCCGCGCGCGCTTTTCCGTCAATTCGAGTCGAGTGTTTGCATGCTGAGCCGCTTCGGGCCGAAGCTGGCCATCGGGCTGCTCAAATTCTTCGCGATCTTGCCCTACGGGTTCGTGGCACGGCTCGGCGACGGACTCGGCTGGCTGCTTTACCAGATTCCGAGCCGGCGCCGCCGCATCGTCCATATCAACCTGAAACTGTGCTTTCCCGAATGGAGTGACGAGGTGCGCGAAGACGTCGCACAGAAGCACTTCCGGCATGCGATCCGCAGCTATCTGGAGCGCAGCG from Paraburkholderia edwinii includes the following:
- a CDS encoding MFS transporter, translating into MTAPPERKRGAASAAPSPSASSTASAPSTPSFKPDIPFLERGTRAYWRASLALLFAGYATFSLLYCVQPLLPAFSASFGVSPAQSSLSLSLSTAALAFAIFAAGFASEGWSRHKLMTASLTVSSVLTVAVAFTSHWGTLLLLRALEGIALGGVPAVAMAYLAEEVHPDGLGLAMGLYVGGTAIGGMAGRVITGIVADLFSWRVSIGTIGVLGILSMLAFRSLLPPSRHFVPRRGLSFAHHRRALFGHLKRPGLRLLFLMGFVLMGSFVTLYNYIGYRLLAPPFNLSQTAIGSIFVVYLTGVVASPWSGRMADTFGRARVLSGGLAIMLIGVALTLFHSYVAIAAGIACFTFGFFAGHSVASGWVGRLAKEAKGQAAALYLLAYYLGSSIIGSYGGHVWAAHAWNGVAGLVAALLLIGIAGASWLRGRERVGAA
- the mgrA gene encoding L-glyceraldehyde 3-phosphate reductase: MAYEAASARYSDMQYRVCGKTGLKLPALSLGLWHNFGDTTPISTQREILRSAFDLGITHFDLANNYGPPYGSAETNFGRLFKEDFKPYRDELLISSKAGYDMWPGPYGQGGGSRKYVLASLDQSLKRMGLDYVDIFYSHRFDPDTPLEETAGALATAVQQGKALYIGISSYSAGKTREMVKLLRELNVPLLIHQPAYNMLNRWIEHELLDALEEAGAGTIAFTPLAQGLLTGKYLNGVPADARMNKAGGDSFTSEHLSAQNIDHVRKLNDIAQRRGQSLAQMALAWALRDPRVTSVLIGASKPEQVRENVGALRNLSFTKDELAEIDRHATEGGVNLWEKPSTDQQV
- the metK gene encoding methionine adenosyltransferase; the encoded protein is MANDFLFTSESVSEGHPDKVADQISDAILDAIFTQDKYSRVAAETLCNTGLVVLAGEITTTANVDYIQVARETIKRIGYDNTDYGIDYRGCAVLVAYDKQSPDIAQGVDRAHDNNLDQGAGDQGLMFGYACDETPELMPLPIHLSHRLVERQANLRRDGRLPWLRPDAKSQVTIRYVDGKPHSIDTVVLSTQHAPEIELSTLREAVIEEIIKPTLPADLIKGDIKFLVNPTGRFVIGGPQGDCGLTGRKIIVDTYGGAAPHGGGAFSGKDPSKVDRSAAYAGRYVAKNIVAAGLASRALIQVSYAIGVAQPTSVMVNTYGTGRVSDATIQRLVLEHFDLRPKGIVQMLDLLRPIYEKTAAYGHFGREEPEFTWEATDKALALAEAAGTEPVVAIA
- a CDS encoding phytanoyl-CoA dioxygenase family protein translates to MSVHSKKEQVEVLREQGFVIVPGLMSPARCGELKQIAQQQLHEAAAPLEFEADLKYPGAPDSKHAPGGHTVRRLLDAYARHALFREAATSSEIRSWMELYFGEEPRLSRAHHNCMMTKHPAYGSLTGWHRDVRYWSFERDDLVSVWFALGRETVDNGALWLVPGSHTAALTSERFDDAKFFRSDLPENQALIQTAVSPELNAGDVVFFHCNTLHSAGKNLTNDVKFSLVFTYHGASNVPLPGSRSASKPEVAF
- a CDS encoding DUF3185 family protein, which encodes MTKAVSIALLVGGIVLLYFGGQSFHSFSNDVSRVFTGAPTNKTIYLLAGGAIATIAGLIGLTLGGRR